One Streptomyces sp. P9-A2 DNA window includes the following coding sequences:
- a CDS encoding TetR/AcrR family transcriptional regulator, with protein sequence MAGLREAQKRMTRQLLLDSALDLFRAKGYAATTVDDIAAAAGTTRVTFYAYFPSRSDLMRALIGELNEKLERVDSPSRRSTARRLVEVVQDGSREAITEWLYDISGRWDSVRPHLVAAFEAAAVDPDLRGLVNAWLDEAVSDVEEGLHRADRFAPDSRHLRGVLVLAQLDHVARNWTPGRWKADREAMIDILAESWTSLLNDGTTAQPASGPGPVSGPGPVSEPGLAPTSEPEPDQP encoded by the coding sequence ATGGCCGGTCTGCGCGAGGCGCAGAAGCGGATGACCCGCCAGCTCCTGCTGGACTCGGCGCTCGACCTGTTCCGCGCCAAGGGCTACGCCGCGACGACCGTGGACGACATCGCGGCCGCGGCGGGCACCACACGGGTGACGTTCTACGCGTACTTTCCGTCCCGCAGCGATCTGATGCGGGCACTCATCGGCGAGCTGAACGAGAAGCTCGAACGCGTCGACTCGCCCTCCCGCCGCTCCACCGCCCGGCGGCTCGTCGAGGTGGTCCAGGACGGCAGCCGCGAGGCGATCACCGAGTGGCTGTACGACATCTCCGGCCGCTGGGACTCCGTACGGCCCCATCTGGTGGCCGCGTTCGAGGCGGCGGCGGTCGACCCGGATCTGCGCGGACTGGTGAACGCCTGGCTGGACGAGGCCGTCAGCGACGTCGAGGAGGGCCTCCACCGGGCCGACCGCTTCGCACCGGACAGCCGTCACCTGCGCGGCGTCCTCGTTCTCGCCCAGCTCGACCACGTCGCCCGCAACTGGACCCCCGGCCGTTGGAAGGCAGACCGCGAAGCCATGATCGACATCCTCGCGGAAAGCTGGACGAGCCTCCTGAACGACGGCACCACGGCGCAGCCGGCATCGGGACCGGGACCGGTATCGGGACCGGGACCGGTATCGGAACCGGGACTGGCGCCGACATCGGAACCGGAACCGGACCAGCCCTGA
- a CDS encoding MFS transporter, whose protein sequence is MTLNNGTTTSSGPSAGAARRPGYAGTLAAASCAVFVAQLANALPASLNGLFQQDLGTHGSQLTWITAAFMIAVVVFEFTFGVLGDLFGRRKLIAAGAAMVVAGSIVSSLAPNVQTLWAGAALNGLGAGAMFPGSLTMIADVARSARERARAIALWSGFLSAGAAVSPLIGGVFAKAGSWRGSYMVLVVLALASVVLSLTMAKESKAAEGRRLDIPGQITFALGLILVLYAAVEGPEKGWGEPDIIGAFVVGASFLIAFVLIERRADSPILNLTLFKDRAFTVGSIVAVIGMIAFLGACFTTSMWLGPVQHQDPLRVAVPFLLLQGPAFVLIPVVSRLLHKVAPNWLLTTGFLLMAVGSFLCTRLDVTDTSLTPFVLPTLLIGIGFALGVSSITAVALNSVPGPLAGMASATTNMLRDLGFALGPVVVGAVALSRAGDTFSSNLSGSDLPPDQLGAATEIGQAAGPIAVNSLPPDAPGSAAQSIALDALGSGYSLAYMVCAVAALVAAIVTVVGMAGVRAPQELDTGHTAGKTPAGQPQAPTAV, encoded by the coding sequence GTGACGCTCAACAACGGGACGACGACGTCCTCTGGCCCTTCCGCGGGGGCTGCCCGGAGGCCGGGCTACGCGGGCACGCTTGCGGCCGCAAGCTGCGCGGTGTTCGTGGCCCAGCTGGCCAACGCCCTGCCGGCCTCTCTCAACGGCCTCTTCCAGCAGGACCTGGGCACCCACGGGTCCCAGCTGACCTGGATCACGGCGGCCTTCATGATCGCCGTGGTCGTCTTCGAGTTCACCTTCGGTGTCCTCGGCGACCTGTTCGGCCGCCGCAAGCTCATCGCCGCGGGTGCGGCGATGGTCGTCGCCGGCAGCATCGTCTCGTCCCTCGCGCCCAACGTGCAGACGCTGTGGGCCGGTGCCGCGCTGAACGGTCTCGGCGCCGGCGCCATGTTCCCCGGATCGCTCACCATGATCGCGGACGTGGCCCGCAGCGCCCGGGAACGGGCCCGCGCCATCGCGCTGTGGAGCGGTTTCCTGTCCGCCGGTGCGGCGGTCTCCCCGCTGATCGGCGGCGTCTTCGCCAAGGCCGGCTCGTGGCGGGGCTCCTACATGGTCCTCGTCGTGCTGGCCCTCGCGAGCGTGGTGCTCAGCCTGACCATGGCCAAGGAGTCGAAGGCCGCGGAGGGGCGTCGCCTCGACATCCCCGGCCAGATCACCTTCGCGCTCGGTCTCATCCTGGTGCTGTACGCGGCCGTGGAGGGGCCCGAGAAGGGCTGGGGCGAGCCGGACATCATCGGTGCGTTCGTCGTCGGCGCCTCCTTCCTGATCGCCTTCGTCCTGATCGAGCGCCGGGCCGACTCCCCGATCCTCAACCTGACCCTGTTCAAGGACCGCGCCTTCACGGTGGGATCGATCGTGGCCGTCATCGGCATGATCGCCTTCCTCGGCGCGTGCTTCACCACGAGCATGTGGCTCGGCCCCGTCCAGCACCAGGACCCGCTCCGCGTCGCCGTTCCGTTCCTGCTGCTGCAGGGCCCGGCGTTCGTCCTGATCCCGGTCGTCTCCCGGCTGCTCCACAAGGTCGCCCCGAACTGGCTGCTGACCACGGGCTTCCTCCTGATGGCCGTCGGTTCGTTCCTGTGCACCCGGCTGGACGTCACCGACACGAGCCTGACCCCGTTCGTCCTGCCGACCCTGCTCATCGGTATCGGCTTCGCCCTGGGCGTCAGCTCGATCACGGCCGTCGCGCTGAACAGCGTGCCGGGCCCGCTGGCCGGCATGGCCAGCGCCACCACCAACATGCTGCGCGACCTCGGCTTCGCACTGGGCCCGGTGGTCGTCGGCGCGGTCGCCCTCAGCCGCGCGGGCGACACGTTCTCCTCGAACCTGTCCGGTTCGGATCTGCCGCCCGACCAGCTGGGCGCCGCCACCGAGATCGGCCAGGCGGCCGGTCCGATCGCCGTCAACAGCCTGCCGCCGGACGCCCCCGGCTCGGCCGCGCAGAGCATCGCCCTCGACGCCCTGGGCAGCGGCTACAGCCTCGCCTACATGGTGTGCGCCGTCGCCGCCCTCGTGGCCGCGATCGTGACCGTGGTGGGCATGGCCGGCGTCCGCGCTCCCCAGGAGCTGGACACGGGGCACACGGCCGGAAAAACCCCGGC
- a CDS encoding maleylpyruvate isomerase family mycothiol-dependent enzyme yields the protein MSRSFDDARRWAELGTNLVLEATADFDDKAYDAPSGLPGWQRRQLVAHVAANADALGNLVHWAATGEETPMYASPEERAAGIERGVGMPAAELTGWLRRSAAELAASTAGLGDGQWQHPVVTAQGRTVPATELPWMRSREVCVHAVDLDTGITFADLPADFLGALCDDVIAKRAKAPGPALRLTETDTGEVRELPGDGEPTVLTGPLAEITAYLTGRRHALTAPDGGPAPTLGPWL from the coding sequence ATGTCCCGCTCGTTCGATGACGCCCGCCGCTGGGCGGAGCTCGGCACGAACCTCGTGCTCGAGGCCACCGCCGACTTCGACGACAAGGCCTACGACGCGCCCAGCGGCCTGCCCGGGTGGCAGCGCCGCCAGCTCGTCGCCCACGTCGCCGCCAACGCGGACGCCCTCGGCAACCTCGTGCACTGGGCGGCCACCGGCGAAGAGACCCCGATGTACGCGTCCCCCGAGGAACGGGCCGCCGGCATCGAGCGCGGTGTCGGCATGCCCGCCGCCGAACTGACCGGGTGGCTGCGCCGCTCCGCCGCCGAACTCGCCGCGTCGACGGCCGGACTCGGCGACGGCCAGTGGCAGCACCCGGTCGTGACGGCACAGGGCCGTACGGTGCCCGCCACCGAACTGCCCTGGATGCGCTCCCGCGAGGTGTGCGTCCACGCCGTCGACCTGGACACCGGCATCACCTTCGCCGACCTGCCGGCCGATTTCCTCGGCGCCCTCTGCGACGACGTCATCGCCAAGCGTGCCAAGGCCCCCGGCCCGGCGCTGCGCCTGACGGAGACCGACACCGGAGAGGTCCGGGAACTCCCCGGCGACGGCGAGCCGACCGTGCTCACCGGCCCGCTCGCCGAGATCACGGCCTACCTCACCGGGCGCAGGCACGCCCTCACCGCCCCCGACGGCGGCCCGGCACCCACTTTGGGCCCCTGGCTCTGA
- a CDS encoding IclR family transcriptional regulator, which produces MDKPLKTPPPYTITSVDHALRAATMLQLEGALTVSQLAERLGVARSTAHRLLAMLVYRDFAVRDEQRVYHAGPVLELATHSRSLVSRLRTAALPHLHRVVDLLNETTNLTIRTGDTARFIASVECHRSLRVGSREGMVFPAHRTTGGLLLLAELSEEELAEVYAPERYRDRPQDRPDLGRLSKELKSVLKGGFAVNRNRSERGLVAVGVPVRDREGRTLAGLSISMPGVRYDPHELQSLVGTLRAAARALGADLATMT; this is translated from the coding sequence GTGGACAAGCCCCTCAAGACGCCGCCGCCGTACACGATCACGAGTGTCGACCACGCGTTGCGGGCCGCGACGATGCTCCAGCTGGAGGGCGCGCTGACCGTCTCCCAGCTCGCCGAGCGGCTCGGGGTCGCCCGGTCGACCGCGCACCGGCTGCTGGCCATGCTGGTCTACCGGGACTTCGCGGTACGCGACGAGCAGCGCGTGTACCACGCGGGCCCGGTACTGGAGCTGGCGACGCACTCGCGCTCCCTGGTGTCACGGTTGCGGACGGCGGCCCTGCCCCATCTGCACCGGGTGGTGGACCTGCTGAACGAGACGACGAACCTCACCATCCGCACCGGGGACACGGCCAGGTTCATCGCGAGCGTGGAGTGCCACCGGTCGCTGCGGGTCGGTTCCCGCGAGGGGATGGTCTTCCCGGCCCACCGTACGACGGGGGGTCTGCTGCTGCTCGCCGAGCTGAGCGAGGAGGAACTGGCGGAGGTGTACGCACCCGAGCGCTACCGTGACCGGCCGCAGGACCGCCCGGATCTCGGCCGGCTGTCCAAGGAGCTGAAGAGCGTCCTCAAGGGCGGCTTCGCCGTGAACCGGAACCGCTCGGAGCGCGGTCTGGTGGCCGTCGGCGTCCCGGTCCGCGACCGCGAGGGCAGGACCCTGGCGGGCCTGTCGATCTCCATGCCCGGCGTCCGCTACGACCCGCACGAACTCCAGTCCCTGGTCGGCACCCTGCGGGCGGCGGCACGGGCCCTGGGTGCGGACCTGGCGACGATGACCTGA
- a CDS encoding cupin domain-containing protein — translation MTTSFSTPSATGSPVRLSAVSAADQPDVTPALEELYRGFESELLVPLWTEIGDLMPAHPRSRAVPHLWRWEKLRELAAQAGEIVPVGRGGERRAIALANPALGGRPFATPTLWAAIQYLMPGEDAPEHRHTQHAFRFVVEGEGVWTVVGRDPVAMRRGDFLPQAGWNMHAHHNATSKPMAWIDGLDIPFQYTSEAQFFEFGRDEISDAERITPDRSRSERLWGHPGLRPVAATVDAPGTPLLAYRWEHTDRALTDQLALEKEGFGGTVEPGHAAVRFTDPSNGTDVLPTIRAEVHRVVRGAETAPVRETGSSVYQVFDGSGTVTVGDTSWSVTRGDLFVVPSWQPLSVRSEAGSTDSDSGSLDLFRFSDSPIFEALRLNRTHVEGTTRS, via the coding sequence GTGACTACCTCATTCAGCACCCCCTCTGCCACGGGCTCCCCCGTCCGCCTGAGCGCCGTCAGTGCCGCGGACCAGCCCGACGTCACCCCGGCGCTCGAGGAGCTGTACCGGGGCTTCGAGAGCGAGCTGCTCGTCCCGCTGTGGACCGAGATCGGCGACCTCATGCCGGCTCACCCACGATCCCGCGCCGTCCCGCACCTGTGGCGCTGGGAGAAGCTGCGGGAGCTGGCCGCCCAGGCCGGCGAGATCGTCCCGGTCGGCCGGGGCGGCGAGCGGCGCGCCATCGCACTGGCCAACCCCGCCCTCGGTGGACGGCCCTTCGCCACGCCCACCCTGTGGGCGGCCATCCAGTACCTGATGCCCGGCGAGGACGCCCCCGAGCACCGTCACACCCAGCACGCCTTCCGCTTCGTCGTCGAGGGCGAGGGCGTCTGGACGGTCGTCGGCCGCGACCCGGTGGCCATGCGCCGCGGCGACTTCCTCCCGCAGGCCGGCTGGAACATGCACGCCCACCACAACGCCACCTCCAAGCCGATGGCCTGGATCGACGGCCTGGACATCCCGTTCCAGTACACCAGCGAGGCCCAGTTCTTCGAGTTCGGCCGCGACGAGATCAGCGACGCCGAGCGGATCACCCCCGACCGGTCCCGCTCCGAGCGCCTCTGGGGACACCCGGGGCTGCGCCCCGTCGCCGCCACCGTGGACGCCCCCGGCACGCCCCTCCTCGCGTACCGCTGGGAGCACACCGACCGTGCGCTCACCGACCAGCTCGCGCTGGAGAAGGAGGGCTTCGGCGGCACCGTCGAGCCCGGCCACGCCGCCGTCCGGTTCACCGACCCGTCCAACGGCACCGACGTGCTGCCCACCATCCGCGCCGAGGTGCACCGCGTGGTGCGCGGCGCCGAGACCGCCCCGGTGCGCGAGACCGGCTCGTCCGTCTACCAGGTCTTCGACGGCTCCGGCACCGTCACCGTCGGTGACACCTCCTGGTCCGTCACCCGCGGCGACCTGTTCGTCGTCCCGTCCTGGCAGCCGCTCTCCGTGCGCTCCGAGGCCGGCTCCACCGACTCCGACTCCGGCTCCCTGGACCTCTTCCGGTTCAGCGACTCCCCGATCTTCGAAGCCCTCCGGCTCAACCGCACCCACGTGGAAGGAACCACCCGCTCATGA
- a CDS encoding FAD-dependent oxidoreductase, translating into MTPATPPTEGRPDAIIVGGGIGGLSTAFALAREGLAVRVLERAKEFGEVGAGLQIAPNCTRILDEYGLLDEAKELGVVPENMVMRDALDSRELVRLDLGELERRYGFPYMVIHRSDLHAIFLRACRRAGVDLVTDQTVVDYENTVGGARITLADGHTEEAPLVIAADGLRSVARQKLVGDDVVSSDYVAYRAAVPIDEVRDNGIAEKDVTVYVGPRCHFVQYALRGGDMFNQVAVFQSPKALAGQEDWGTPDELDAAFEGTCETVGKGIPLMWRDRWWQMMDRDPIDTWVHGRIVLLGDAAHPPLQYMAQGAIMAIEDGWVLARHVSRLRAEGAAAAGVDWDTALAAYEAVRVEHCRRILTTARAWGELWHLDGTERLQRNAIMRGIDPAEYAFTDWVYGPTALFPDEEPAMFTPVPLASADIEENEAAAPEAALASGTAR; encoded by the coding sequence ATGACCCCAGCGACCCCTCCCACCGAAGGCCGACCCGACGCCATCATCGTCGGCGGCGGTATCGGTGGCCTCAGCACCGCCTTCGCCCTCGCCCGGGAGGGGCTGGCCGTCCGCGTTCTCGAACGGGCCAAGGAGTTCGGCGAGGTCGGCGCCGGCCTCCAGATCGCGCCCAACTGCACCCGCATCCTCGACGAGTACGGTCTGCTCGACGAGGCCAAGGAACTCGGCGTGGTCCCCGAGAACATGGTCATGCGCGACGCGCTCGACTCCCGCGAGCTGGTCCGCCTCGACCTGGGCGAGCTCGAGCGCCGCTACGGCTTCCCGTACATGGTCATCCACCGCAGCGACCTGCACGCGATCTTCCTGCGGGCCTGCCGGCGGGCCGGCGTGGACCTGGTCACCGACCAGACGGTCGTCGACTACGAGAACACGGTCGGCGGGGCCCGCATCACGCTGGCCGACGGCCACACCGAGGAGGCGCCGCTCGTCATCGCCGCCGACGGACTGCGCTCCGTGGCCCGGCAGAAGCTGGTCGGCGACGACGTCGTCAGTTCCGACTACGTGGCCTACCGGGCGGCCGTCCCGATCGACGAGGTCCGGGACAACGGCATCGCCGAGAAGGACGTCACCGTCTACGTCGGACCCCGCTGCCACTTCGTCCAGTACGCGCTGCGCGGCGGCGACATGTTCAACCAGGTCGCCGTGTTCCAGTCGCCCAAGGCCCTCGCCGGGCAGGAGGACTGGGGCACCCCCGACGAACTCGACGCGGCCTTCGAGGGAACCTGCGAGACCGTGGGCAAGGGCATCCCGCTGATGTGGCGGGACCGCTGGTGGCAGATGATGGACCGCGACCCGATCGACACCTGGGTGCACGGCCGCATCGTCCTCCTCGGCGACGCCGCCCACCCGCCGCTGCAGTACATGGCACAGGGCGCGATCATGGCGATCGAGGACGGCTGGGTCCTCGCCCGGCACGTCTCCCGGCTGCGCGCCGAGGGCGCCGCCGCCGCGGGCGTCGACTGGGACACCGCACTGGCCGCGTACGAGGCGGTCCGCGTCGAGCACTGCCGCCGGATCCTGACGACCGCCCGCGCCTGGGGCGAGCTGTGGCACCTCGACGGCACGGAGCGGCTGCAGCGCAACGCGATCATGCGGGGCATCGACCCCGCCGAGTACGCCTTCACCGACTGGGTGTACGGGCCCACCGCGCTGTTCCCGGACGAGGAACCGGCCATGTTCACGCCCGTCCCGCTCGCCTCGGCCGACATCGAGGAGAACGAGGCGGCGGCCCCCGAGGCCGCGCTCGCCAGCGGCACGGCCCGCTGA
- a CDS encoding fumarylacetoacetate hydrolase family protein, with translation MKLATLRTDGTTKAVRLDGDVLVDLGFPDVGTLLAQDDWAELAAAPAAGDATTYPAEGADLAPVVPQPSKVVCVGLNYRNHIQEMGRDLPEHPTLFAKFADSLIGPADDIIRPEETDQFDWEVELAVVVGKQVRRAKGEQAEQAIAGFTVLNDITTRDWQFRTREWLQGKTWDSTTPVGPYLVTPDELPGGVRPTLDVKLTVDDEVMQSDNTGDLLFDPVALVEYVSTIIRLNPGDIIATGTPGGVGHARKPGRYLLGGEKVVTEIQGIGRLENKVVKEKQA, from the coding sequence ATGAAGCTCGCCACCCTCCGTACCGACGGCACCACGAAGGCCGTCCGGCTCGACGGTGACGTCCTGGTCGACCTCGGGTTCCCCGACGTGGGCACCCTCCTCGCGCAGGACGACTGGGCGGAGCTCGCCGCCGCCCCCGCCGCCGGTGACGCCACGACGTACCCCGCCGAGGGCGCCGACCTCGCGCCCGTGGTCCCGCAGCCGTCCAAGGTCGTCTGCGTCGGCCTCAACTACCGCAACCACATCCAGGAGATGGGCCGGGACCTGCCCGAACACCCCACCCTGTTCGCGAAGTTCGCCGACTCCCTGATCGGCCCGGCGGACGACATCATCCGCCCCGAGGAGACCGACCAGTTCGACTGGGAGGTCGAACTCGCCGTCGTCGTCGGCAAGCAGGTCCGCCGCGCCAAGGGCGAGCAGGCCGAGCAGGCCATCGCCGGCTTCACCGTGCTCAACGACATCACCACGCGCGACTGGCAGTTCCGCACCCGCGAGTGGCTCCAGGGCAAGACCTGGGACTCCACCACCCCCGTCGGCCCGTACCTGGTGACCCCCGACGAGCTGCCCGGCGGCGTCCGCCCCACGCTCGACGTCAAGCTCACCGTGGACGACGAGGTCATGCAGTCCGACAACACCGGTGACCTGCTCTTCGACCCGGTCGCCCTGGTCGAGTACGTCTCCACGATCATCCGCCTCAACCCCGGCGACATCATCGCCACCGGCACCCCCGGCGGCGTCGGCCACGCCCGCAAGCCCGGCCGCTACCTGCTCGGCGGCGAGAAGGTCGTCACCGAGATCCAGGGCATCGGCCGCCTGGAGAACAAGGTCGTCAAGGAGAAGCAGGCCTGA